The Thermosipho melanesiensis BI429 sequence CTAACTCTTGTTTTAATTGATTTAATTTTTCCAAATCAATGTACAACCGTTCCAAGGTTTTATTTCCAACTTTAATTTCCAATGGTTTTTCAGTTATCGTAGGAATATCTTTTATTCTAACGCTAAATCTACCTAATGCATCAATTAGCTTTGCAAAAGAAGGACTAGTTAAAGTAGTTTCAGGTCTAAGCATCTTTAAAACTCCATCAAATGAAAAATAATCAAATAACTTTAATCCTCTCGTTGTTAAATACTTCAAAAGCTCTCCAAAATTTTCGTATCTTTTTCCATATTTTTCAGACAATTTAACAATCTTAACAGAATCCAAAACGCTGTAATAACTATAGACTACATCTAGTGAAAACATTTCCTTTAAAACTTCCAACGATAAAACGGGACTTGAGAAGTTTATTTCCTTTTTCAATTCTGAATTATATACATGATTTTTTAACTTTATTACATTTACTGTTCTCATGCTGCCATTAATTACTATATAATATCCTTCATTGTTATCTTTATCAATAAACAGATATTGACTTTTTACATCTTCACCAAACTCTGGACTATTTTTTATTGAAGATATCTTCCAAAAGAAAAGCCCAAAAATAGATAAAACGAATACAATAACCAAAACTGTAATCCAAACCCCAAAAACATTCCTTCTTCTCCTTCTTCTCATAATAAACCTCCTTTTCTTTTTCTTATCAAATAATTCCAACATTCAATACTTTCATTTAATATTAGTAAGTTCCTTGAAAGTGCATATATCAGCTTATTCTTCATAACCTCAAAAAAAGCCATATCTAAATCCTTGAAAGCAATTTCCCTTAAATACGACACGTTTGGATAATTTCTAGTCTCCTCCAATGAATCTGCAAGAAACAATAATTTTCCATACACACCAAAGTCTTTAAATCCTGATGTATGATATCTTATAGCATCTAAAATATCATCATCACTTATATTAAACTTTAATCTTACATATTCTGCTGCTAACTTTCCATGTAGCAAAATAGGAAACTCTCTATCTTCAGGTGTTACTTTCAAACCAAATACATTTGCCATTCTTACCAATCTATCTTCAGAAAAATCCCTAAATAAATCATGAGCGTATCCTAAAAACTGTGCAACTGTTGTGTCTAAACCATGAACTTTTGCCAAAGTTTCTGCAAACTTAGCAGTTCCCACAATATGTTTCATTCTATCTTTTCCTACAAATAAATCCACAATTTTTTTTATTTTATCCAATTTTTTTTTCGTTATCAATCATACACCTCCTTGTAAACATTTTCAACAGAAAAATTTCTTTCTAAATACTCAATAATTGATTCCTGAGTTCTAAATGCCGAAGATTTATTCAAACTAACAAATGAGATTCCTATTGTCATTAACTCCTTTGAATTTTGATTTTCAT is a genomic window containing:
- the yqeK gene encoding bis(5'-nucleosyl)-tetraphosphatase (symmetrical) YqeK; this encodes MITKKKLDKIKKIVDLFVGKDRMKHIVGTAKFAETLAKVHGLDTTVAQFLGYAHDLFRDFSEDRLVRMANVFGLKVTPEDREFPILLHGKLAAEYVRLKFNISDDDILDAIRYHTSGFKDFGVYGKLLFLADSLEETRNYPNVSYLREIAFKDLDMAFFEVMKNKLIYALSRNLLILNESIECWNYLIRKRKGGLL
- a CDS encoding DUF503 domain-containing protein; translated protein: MPVSFLEVDIRLFGVFSLKEKRSIVKRLLNDIRKKYNVSIIEYENQNSKELMTIGISFVSLNKSSAFRTQESIIEYLERNFSVENVYKEVYD